From Hirundo rustica isolate bHirRus1 chromosome 1, bHirRus1.pri.v3, whole genome shotgun sequence, a single genomic window includes:
- the RBM48 gene encoding RNA-binding protein 48: protein MAAGSSGGPGAPCRHHAQLGACESRAKYREGWRPRAVKVYTINLESRYLLIQGVPALGVMKELVEQFALYGAIEEYHALDEYPAEQFTEVYLIKFKKLQCARVAKKKMDERSFFGSLLHVCYAPEFETVQETREKLQDRRKYIAKATNQRDFCVIKKIEGPKKTASKNSEHDCPWSTSGSHVASNWDPSCFTSSPGVSHNTAYPSGNQNQSLLTSPHYGNSCAEISGNLGQNTSLTPSIHPEGHTPPASLMQQRMVPAYNGIDRFMPRATHLQERKRKREEGNKFSLIGTSEDNSEVIIGPQLPEISKVDMDDESLNTSATLIRNKLKEVADSASTSVEKPESSSAKPLVKQRRRI from the exons ATGGCGGCCGGCAGCAGCGGCGGCCCGGGCGCTCCGTGCCGGCACCACGCGCAGCTGGGAGCCTGCGAGTCGCGCGCCAAGTACCGCGAGGGGTGGCGGCCGCGCGCCGTGAAG gtttacACTATCAACTTGGAATCTCGCTATTTACTGATACAAGGAGTTCCTGCATTAGGTGTTATGAAGGAATTAGTTGAACAATTTGCATTATATGGTGCCATTGAGGAATATCATGCTCTAGATGAATATCCAGCAGAGCAATTTACTGAAGTGTATCTTATAAAATTCAAAAAACTGCAATGTGCAAG GGTGgccaagaaaaaaatggatgAACGAAGTTTCTTTGGTAGTTTGCTGCATGTGTGCTATGCTCCAGAATTTGAAACAGTCCAAGAAACTAGAGAGAAGTTGCAGGACAGAAGAAAGTATATAGCAAAAGCAACAAATCAAAGAG ATTTCTGTGTGATAAAGAAAATAGAAGGCCCTAAGAAGACAGCCTCAAAGAACTCTGAGCATGACTGTCCATGGAGTACATCAGGATCACATGTAGCCAGTAACTGGGATCCATCCTGCTTTACAAGTTCTCCTGGGGTATCCCACAACACAGCATATCCATCTGGGAATCAAAATCAGAGCCTGTTAACATCTCCGCACTATGGTAACAGTTGTGCTGAAATTTCTGGGAACTTGGGTCAGAACACATCTTTAACTCCAAGTATCCATCCAGAAGGACATACTCCACCAGCTTCCCTAATGCAGCAAAGAATGGTTCCAGCTTACAATGGAATTGACAGGTTTATGCCTCGTGCAACTCACCTGCAAGAACgtaagaggaagagagaagaaggtAACAAGTTTTCCCTCATTGGAACAAGTGAGGACAATAGTGAAGTTATTATTGGCCCACAGCTACCAGAAATATCTAAAGTGGATATGGATGATGAGTCTTTGAATACTTCAGCTACATTAATTCgaaataaactgaaagag GTAGCAGATTCTGCTTCAACATCTGTGGAAAAGccagagagcagctcagccaaACCACTTGTAAAGCAGAGAAGAAGAATATAG